One window of the Kiritimatiellales bacterium genome contains the following:
- a CDS encoding glycosyltransferase, whose translation MTIIFCLFKYFPYGGLQRDFLRIALECQRRGAKIIVYTLAWEGPVPDGFDIHIVPVRAFRNHRRVKKFSEWIEAQRLKGTEAQRQARGIGHEALENSQTSASEQQSAIGNRASSAPGFANAKQRSGNPQPPTPNPQSPTSNPQSSILIVGFNKMPGLDMYFAADSCFAERIARRNMFCRILPRVRTYLKFESAVFAADSSTFVLMIAPQQVEDFRHYYSIPPDRFVLLPPGMTTEFITQAEKKDRAEERKKLSLADDNFLLLHVGSAFKTKGVDRGIKAFAALPACIRGKSIYFIAGDGAIKSYQRLARKRGVEDRVIFGGVQTDIPALMSAADLLIHPARNEAAGMVLLESLICGLPVLCSKNCGYAPYIRDADAGIILHEPFSQQELNRQLEMLLKNNELLRYRINAEKYVAETNLTGMHEEAADAICKEANRAILNRRVKILNK comes from the coding sequence ATGACAATTATATTCTGTCTGTTTAAATATTTTCCGTACGGAGGACTTCAGCGTGACTTTCTGCGTATTGCGCTGGAGTGTCAGCGACGCGGAGCAAAAATTATTGTTTATACGCTTGCGTGGGAGGGTCCGGTTCCGGACGGATTTGATATTCACATTGTTCCGGTTCGTGCATTTCGCAATCACCGGCGTGTCAAAAAGTTTTCAGAATGGATAGAGGCACAAAGGCTCAAAGGCACAGAGGCGCAGAGACAGGCACGAGGCATTGGGCATGAGGCATTAGAAAATTCTCAAACATCAGCCAGTGAACAGCAATCGGCAATCGGCAACCGAGCCTCCAGCGCGCCGGGCTTCGCGAATGCGAAGCAACGAAGTGGCAACCCCCAACCCCCAACCCCCAACCCCCAATCTCCAACCTCCAATCCTCAATCTTCAATCTTAATCGTTGGTTTCAACAAAATGCCGGGACTGGATATGTATTTTGCAGCGGATTCCTGTTTTGCAGAACGCATTGCCCGGCGGAATATGTTCTGTCGCATTTTGCCGCGGGTTCGGACCTATTTAAAATTTGAATCCGCAGTTTTCGCTGCCGATTCGTCAACGTTTGTTTTGATGATTGCGCCACAGCAGGTTGAGGATTTCCGGCATTATTACTCAATACCGCCCGACCGGTTCGTTCTTTTACCGCCGGGAATGACTACTGAATTTATAACGCAGGCAGAAAAAAAAGACAGGGCCGAAGAACGGAAAAAGTTATCGCTGGCGGATGATAATTTTCTTTTATTGCATGTCGGGTCTGCTTTTAAAACTAAAGGCGTAGATCGCGGGATAAAGGCTTTTGCCGCATTGCCGGCCTGTATTCGGGGGAAAAGTATATACTTTATCGCTGGAGACGGCGCAATTAAGTCGTATCAACGGCTGGCGCGGAAACGTGGCGTTGAAGATCGGGTTATTTTCGGCGGAGTGCAAACGGATATTCCGGCGTTAATGAGTGCGGCGGATTTATTGATTCATCCGGCGCGGAATGAAGCTGCCGGTATGGTGCTGCTTGAGAGCCTGATTTGCGGACTCCCGGTGTTGTGCAGTAAAAACTGCGGATACGCTCCGTATATTCGTGACGCGGATGCCGGCATTATCCTGCATGAACCGTTTTCCCAGCAGGAACTGAACAGACAACTTGAGATGCTGTTGAAAAATAATGAACTTCTTCGTTACAGGATAAATGCGGAAAAATATGTTGCTGAAACTAACCTGACCGGAATGCATGAAGAAGCGGCAGATGCGATTTGTAAAGAAGCCAATAGGGCAATACTCAATAGACGAGTAAAAATACTCAATAAATGA
- a CDS encoding ATP-binding protein, with translation MIQENSPFIQVICGPRQVGKTTAARQIMEDAGIPSLYAAADSAVPLGTEWLETQWHRAEYEVKTTGKPVLLVLDELQKISGWSDALKFLWDQRRSDIRLLVLGSSAMLLQRGLTESLAGRFFLHRFPHWSFPECREAFGWDMNRWLFFGGYPGAARFANNEAEWMQYVSDSLIETVISRDVLQLQNIAKPALLRNLFGLATTFPAQILSYNKMLGQLQDAGNTTTLAHYLTLLESAFLLSGLELYSKGQRRKRGSSPKLILWNNALINAIGMRSMEQCITDSAWRGRLVENAVGAHLLQTLHSANASIMYWRKGNLEVDFVVELAGRTIAVEVKSGHSGATNGLATFKKYYPDSRVLLVGENGIPLEEFFSDISGDFFRL, from the coding sequence ATGATTCAGGAAAATTCACCGTTTATCCAGGTGATTTGCGGTCCGAGGCAGGTTGGGAAAACCACCGCGGCACGCCAGATTATGGAAGATGCCGGAATTCCGTCACTTTACGCAGCAGCGGATAGTGCGGTGCCCCTCGGAACAGAATGGCTTGAGACTCAGTGGCACCGCGCGGAATACGAAGTAAAAACCACCGGAAAGCCTGTTTTGCTGGTGCTGGATGAACTGCAGAAGATTTCCGGCTGGAGCGACGCATTAAAATTTTTATGGGATCAGCGCCGGTCGGATATACGTTTACTGGTGCTTGGTTCGTCAGCCATGCTGCTGCAACGAGGCCTGACGGAAAGTCTTGCCGGACGGTTTTTTCTGCATCGTTTCCCGCATTGGTCATTTCCCGAATGCAGAGAGGCGTTTGGCTGGGATATGAATCGCTGGTTGTTTTTCGGCGGCTATCCGGGCGCCGCCCGTTTTGCGAACAATGAGGCAGAATGGATGCAATATGTTTCGGACTCATTAATCGAAACTGTTATTTCACGGGATGTGCTTCAGCTTCAGAATATCGCCAAGCCGGCGTTATTGCGGAATCTGTTTGGTCTGGCGACGACGTTTCCGGCGCAGATTCTTTCGTATAATAAAATGTTAGGACAGCTTCAGGATGCCGGAAATACAACCACACTGGCGCATTATTTAACGTTGCTGGAATCCGCATTTCTACTCAGCGGATTAGAACTCTATTCAAAAGGACAGCGCCGGAAACGCGGCAGCAGTCCGAAACTGATTTTGTGGAATAATGCGCTGATTAATGCCATTGGAATGCGCAGTATGGAACAGTGTATAACGGATTCTGCCTGGAGAGGACGGTTAGTTGAAAACGCCGTTGGCGCGCATTTACTGCAAACGCTTCATTCGGCAAATGCTTCAATCATGTACTGGCGCAAAGGCAATCTGGAAGTTGATTTTGTTGTTGAGCTCGCCGGGCGTACGATTGCGGTCGAGGTAAAGAGCGGACATTCCGGAGCAACAAATGGATTAGCTACGTTCAAAAAATATTATCCGGACAGCCGGGTACTGCTTGTAGGAGAAAACGGAATTCCACTGGAAGAGTTTTTTTCTGATATTTCCGGTGATTTCTTTAGACTATGA
- the rfaP gene encoding lipopolysaccharide core heptose(I) kinase RfaP — MSCPGFGARSSPANFYQSEIGNRKSEIFLNSDFQNAWRGKDPFAEAFRLDGEVFRSVKSRRTFRFELNGKSYFAKVHRGAGWKEIFKNLFQFKKPVLSARNEYDAIRRLEKLGVATMTVAAFGERGKNPAKIESFIITEELKNTISLEDFCRDWKENPSPFALKKALIEYIAAVSRTLHRNGVNHRDYYICHFLFDKKRDWQKEGVLAYLIDLHRTQLRKKTPRRWIIKDLAGLYFSTMDIGLTERDLFRFLKIYSGCSLENALNTQSSFFYSVQWTALKLYRKEQICPKG, encoded by the coding sequence ATGAGCTGTCCAGGGTTTGGGGCTCGGAGTTCGCCGGCAAATTTTTATCAATCGGAAATCGGAAATCGGAAATCGGAAATATTTCTAAATTCTGATTTCCAAAACGCATGGCGTGGCAAAGATCCGTTTGCAGAAGCATTCCGGCTGGATGGAGAAGTTTTCCGGTCGGTAAAATCGCGCCGGACATTCCGGTTTGAACTGAACGGCAAGAGTTATTTTGCGAAAGTACATCGGGGTGCCGGCTGGAAAGAAATTTTTAAAAATCTGTTCCAGTTTAAAAAGCCGGTGCTGAGTGCGCGAAATGAATATGACGCTATCCGGCGGCTGGAAAAGCTTGGTGTGGCAACCATGACCGTTGCGGCCTTCGGTGAGCGCGGTAAAAATCCGGCAAAAATTGAATCATTTATCATTACTGAAGAGCTGAAAAACACCATCAGCCTCGAAGATTTCTGCCGTGATTGGAAAGAGAACCCGTCGCCGTTTGCGCTAAAAAAAGCATTGATAGAATACATTGCAGCCGTCAGCCGGACATTGCACCGGAACGGCGTAAACCATCGCGACTATTACATCTGCCATTTTCTTTTTGATAAAAAACGCGACTGGCAGAAAGAGGGCGTCCTTGCCTATCTGATCGACCTGCACCGCACTCAACTTCGTAAAAAAACACCGCGCCGCTGGATCATCAAAGATCTCGCCGGGCTCTATTTTTCAACAATGGATATCGGATTAACAGAGCGTGATCTCTTCCGGTTCTTAAAAATTTACTCCGGATGCTCATTGGAGAATGCTTTGAATACGCAGTCTTCATTTTTCTATTCCGTTCAGTGGACTGCCTTAAAATTATATCGGAAAGAACAGATTTGTCCGAAAGGATAA
- a CDS encoding DUF4143 domain-containing protein, which yields MKKYEPRLIDELLERKLKSSGAVVLRGPRAVGKTTTALHHAASSVRLDQRKDLIIAAELTPKTLLAGAVPRLIDEWQLAPSIWNSIRAEIDERALPGQFILTGSAAPDEDKTRHTGAGRMARLLLRPMTLYEQKNSTGQVRFADLFVKEATVGGAGGPDISEYAELIVKGGWPALQKLDASAAMDALADYVDNIAEVDLRTIDGRPEPVRMAALIKALARNISTEASLEKLAAEAEISSGGLSTPTVRKYLDQLARIFILDELPAWKPHLRSSIRMRVKPKWHFIDPSIATASTGASPDRLLDDLNAMGLLFESLVLRDIRVYADSADATAFHYRDSTNLEIDAIVERRDGMWAGIEVKLGGERAIEDAVANFKKLRARLTEPKLARLASLSIITGGQVSYTRPDGVHVISLGHLCP from the coding sequence GTGAAAAAGTATGAGCCGCGCTTAATTGATGAGTTACTTGAGCGAAAACTCAAGTCATCAGGTGCTGTTGTTTTGCGCGGACCCAGAGCGGTTGGGAAAACAACGACAGCGTTGCATCACGCTGCCAGTTCGGTTCGTTTGGATCAACGCAAGGACTTAATTATTGCGGCGGAGTTGACTCCCAAAACATTGCTGGCCGGTGCGGTTCCGCGCTTAATTGATGAATGGCAGCTCGCTCCGTCAATTTGGAACTCTATTCGGGCTGAAATTGATGAACGTGCTTTGCCCGGACAGTTTATTTTAACCGGTTCCGCCGCGCCGGATGAAGATAAAACGCGACACACCGGCGCAGGTCGTATGGCTCGACTGTTATTGCGCCCGATGACCTTATATGAACAAAAGAACTCCACCGGACAGGTTCGGTTTGCGGATCTTTTTGTAAAAGAAGCAACGGTTGGCGGTGCGGGCGGACCGGATATCTCTGAATATGCAGAACTCATTGTGAAAGGCGGGTGGCCTGCATTGCAAAAACTGGATGCTTCCGCCGCGATGGACGCATTGGCGGACTATGTGGATAATATTGCGGAAGTTGATCTCCGGACAATTGACGGGCGTCCGGAACCCGTCAGAATGGCCGCGTTGATTAAAGCGCTGGCTAGAAATATTTCCACAGAAGCCTCTCTCGAAAAACTGGCAGCTGAAGCTGAAATTTCGTCCGGCGGACTTTCAACGCCAACAGTCAGAAAATATCTGGATCAGCTTGCGCGAATTTTTATATTGGATGAGCTCCCTGCGTGGAAACCGCATCTCCGGTCAAGCATCCGTATGCGGGTAAAGCCGAAATGGCATTTCATTGATCCATCGATTGCAACCGCTTCGACCGGTGCATCTCCTGATAGATTGCTGGACGATTTGAATGCGATGGGACTGCTGTTTGAATCGCTCGTGCTCCGTGATATCCGGGTTTATGCCGATAGTGCAGATGCAACGGCGTTTCACTACCGCGACTCGACCAATTTAGAAATTGATGCAATTGTTGAGCGTCGCGATGGTATGTGGGCCGGAATAGAGGTGAAACTCGGCGGTGAGCGAGCAATCGAAGACGCTGTTGCAAATTTTAAAAAACTCCGCGCCCGTTTGACAGAACCGAAGCTTGCACGCCTGGCCTCACTCAGCATTATTACTGGCGGACAGGTCAGTTATACCCGCCCGGACGGAGTCCATGTAATTTCACTCGGTCATTTGTGCCCCTGA
- a CDS encoding acyltransferase gives MKPLLFYIANHLPSRPKIDKFRSYFYRAGGIKGHGRSTMMGNLTIDNKKNFRIGKKCMINRDVHITCLKERVTIGDYCQIGPRVCFETISHGTASIPGKTRGTTHKPITVQDKVWIGCGAIILQGVTIGTGAVVAAGAVVTKDVPAHTIVGGVPAKHIKDTGGYSE, from the coding sequence ATGAAACCATTATTGTTTTATATCGCTAATCACCTGCCTAGCCGACCGAAAATTGACAAATTCCGCTCTTACTTTTATCGGGCCGGCGGCATCAAAGGACATGGGCGCAGTACGATGATGGGAAATCTGACCATTGATAATAAAAAAAATTTTAGGATCGGGAAAAAATGTATGATCAACAGGGATGTCCACATCACCTGTCTAAAGGAACGGGTTACTATTGGAGATTATTGCCAAATCGGGCCAAGGGTTTGCTTTGAGACGATCTCTCATGGAACCGCTTCGATCCCGGGAAAGACCAGAGGAACCACACATAAACCGATCACAGTACAAGACAAAGTCTGGATCGGCTGCGGTGCCATTATTCTGCAAGGTGTCACTATCGGAACCGGTGCCGTTGTGGCAGCCGGAGCTGTTGTGACAAAAGATGTGCCCGCCCATACAATCGTCGGCGGAGTTCCTGCAAAACATATAAAAGACACTGGCGGCTATTCAGAGTGA
- a CDS encoding glycosyltransferase → MKFTTDNMPAISVIISTYSNIRYVEKKFDEILRQTAFQKAEFLFIETASPEKERNRIEPFCKRHKNCRLITFDDRKTLYECWNIGWQAATAPLVCYSNMDDYMHPALLEKVIDAFSQSSSIDVCTPLIAYQQEDEYRNSFDLSCMKKRRLSIRPGPFTAWRKDIYKKTGYFDPAFFSAGDKDFWARICKKKLRIKIIWKVLYLFTKSPTQLSKNPSPNHVKDKIRQKTKPYRPVWPLRYKLSIKILQPVWNYFPRLFLMRDSDFLASRQRDTSRSEK, encoded by the coding sequence ATGAAATTCACAACGGACAATATGCCGGCTATTTCTGTAATCATCAGCACGTACAGCAATATCCGGTATGTAGAGAAAAAATTTGACGAAATTCTCCGGCAGACTGCGTTTCAAAAAGCGGAATTTCTATTTATAGAAACCGCCTCTCCTGAAAAGGAAAGAAACCGGATCGAACCATTCTGTAAAAGACACAAAAATTGCCGGTTAATCACCTTTGACGACAGAAAAACCTTATATGAATGCTGGAATATCGGATGGCAGGCTGCAACGGCTCCGCTTGTCTGTTACAGCAATATGGATGACTACATGCATCCGGCACTTTTAGAAAAGGTGATTGACGCATTCTCCCAGTCATCTTCGATTGATGTCTGCACCCCGCTTATAGCCTACCAGCAGGAAGACGAATATAGAAACAGCTTTGATCTTTCCTGCATGAAAAAGAGAAGATTAAGCATCCGGCCGGGTCCGTTTACTGCGTGGAGAAAAGATATTTATAAAAAAACCGGTTATTTTGACCCTGCTTTTTTCTCTGCCGGTGATAAAGATTTCTGGGCCAGAATCTGTAAAAAGAAACTGCGGATCAAAATCATCTGGAAAGTTTTATACCTTTTCACAAAAAGCCCAACGCAACTCTCTAAAAACCCTTCTCCGAACCATGTAAAAGACAAAATCCGGCAAAAGACTAAACCTTATCGTCCCGTATGGCCACTTCGTTACAAATTATCGATAAAAATCCTTCAACCAGTTTGGAATTACTTCCCACGCCTTTTTCTCATGAGAGATTCCGATTTTCTTGCATCCCGCCAGCGGGATACATCCAGGAGTGAAAAATGA
- a CDS encoding glucose-1-phosphate cytidylyltransferase — MTEIKKVPAAMILCGGQGTRLRDVTEILPKPMVPVGPHPIIWHIMKGYAAFGVKRFILCLGYKREAFIDYFLNYHARAADVTIRLGRQNDIIYHNGHCEEGWEVTLADTGDRTMTGGRIARASKYLEPDDNEFFITYGDAVSDIDFAALLDLHRESGKVLTVSAVHPAGRFGELGIDATGNVTGFHEKPQTEQGFINGGFMVADRAMPENYLRTDGSLVFEQEPMRRIQKAGQMAAFQHQGFWQCMDTAREHQLLNELWDSGKAPWTKGWK, encoded by the coding sequence ATGACTGAGATAAAAAAAGTACCTGCAGCAATGATTCTTTGTGGTGGGCAGGGAACCCGGTTGCGGGATGTTACGGAGATTCTGCCCAAGCCGATGGTGCCTGTCGGCCCGCATCCGATCATCTGGCACATCATGAAAGGCTATGCCGCCTTTGGTGTGAAGCGTTTTATTCTTTGCCTGGGCTATAAGCGCGAGGCGTTTATTGACTATTTTCTCAACTACCATGCCCGGGCGGCGGATGTTACCATTAGACTGGGACGACAAAACGATATCATCTATCATAACGGGCATTGTGAAGAGGGCTGGGAGGTGACACTTGCTGATACTGGCGACCGGACAATGACCGGCGGGCGGATTGCCCGTGCTTCCAAATATTTGGAACCGGATGATAACGAATTTTTTATAACCTATGGAGATGCGGTGTCCGACATTGATTTTGCCGCTCTGCTGGATTTGCATCGTGAATCAGGGAAAGTCCTCACTGTCAGTGCTGTGCACCCGGCCGGCCGTTTCGGCGAGCTGGGAATTGATGCGACGGGAAACGTGACTGGTTTTCACGAAAAACCCCAGACCGAACAGGGGTTTATCAACGGCGGGTTTATGGTGGCTGATCGGGCCATGCCGGAAAACTATCTGCGTACGGACGGATCGCTTGTTTTCGAGCAGGAGCCGATGCGCAGAATTCAGAAGGCCGGTCAAATGGCAGCCTTCCAGCATCAGGGTTTCTGGCAGTGCATGGATACCGCCCGCGAGCATCAGTTGCTGAATGAGCTGTGGGATTCCGGCAAGGCTCCTTGGACAAAGGGCTGGAAATAA
- the rfbG gene encoding CDP-glucose 4,6-dehydratase, with product MGFRQGSLDKGLEIMFGGFYQGKRVLLTGHTGFKGSWLTCWLQRLGAEVCGCALPPSTEPSHWRLLNLDIRSEMVDIRDSQALKKLFNDFKPEIVFHLAAQPLVRASYRDPVGTWSTNVMGTLNVFEACRKTESVLAIINVTSDKCYENRKWARGYREDDAMGGYDPYSASKGCSELLTASYRNSYFNNGEFGRKHLTLLASCRAGNVIGGGDWAEDRLVPDIMRAVSERRPVDIRNPYATRPWQHVLEPLSGYLLVGRYLLEKKPEFAAGWNFGPADDADLSVREVVENIKLHWDRIDYRFALDAEAPHEAHLLKLDCAKARKELGWHPVWDSARTFKKTVGWYRAYYETGAVTTESDILEYERAVNLGEVTNG from the coding sequence GTGGGATTCCGGCAAGGCTCCTTGGACAAAGGGCTGGAAATAATGTTTGGCGGCTTTTATCAGGGAAAACGGGTGTTGCTGACCGGACACACGGGGTTTAAAGGCAGCTGGTTGACCTGCTGGTTGCAGCGGCTCGGCGCCGAGGTTTGCGGTTGTGCTCTGCCACCGTCAACAGAACCGTCGCACTGGAGGCTGCTCAATCTCGATATACGCTCGGAGATGGTCGATATCCGTGATTCTCAGGCCTTGAAAAAACTGTTCAACGATTTCAAACCGGAGATTGTTTTCCATTTGGCGGCGCAGCCGCTGGTACGCGCGTCCTATCGCGATCCGGTTGGAACCTGGTCAACGAACGTTATGGGTACGCTCAACGTGTTTGAAGCCTGCCGCAAAACGGAATCGGTTCTGGCGATTATCAATGTTACCAGCGACAAATGCTACGAAAACCGTAAATGGGCGCGCGGCTATCGCGAAGACGACGCAATGGGCGGCTACGACCCCTACAGCGCATCCAAAGGCTGTTCGGAACTTTTAACGGCTTCGTACCGGAATTCTTATTTTAACAACGGCGAATTCGGACGGAAGCATCTTACTTTACTGGCCAGTTGCCGCGCCGGAAATGTAATCGGGGGCGGAGACTGGGCGGAGGACCGGCTGGTGCCGGATATCATGCGGGCAGTGAGCGAGAGACGTCCGGTGGATATCCGTAACCCGTATGCGACTCGTCCCTGGCAGCATGTGCTCGAACCGCTGAGCGGTTATCTGCTTGTCGGACGGTACCTGCTGGAAAAGAAACCGGAGTTTGCAGCCGGCTGGAATTTCGGGCCGGCGGATGATGCCGATCTCTCCGTGCGCGAAGTAGTGGAAAACATCAAGCTGCACTGGGATCGGATCGACTACCGATTCGCTTTGGATGCGGAAGCGCCGCACGAGGCGCACCTGCTGAAGCTGGACTGCGCTAAAGCGCGGAAAGAACTGGGCTGGCATCCGGTATGGGACAGTGCGCGAACCTTTAAGAAGACTGTCGGATGGTATCGTGCATATTATGAAACCGGTGCGGTGACAACTGAATCTGATATTTTGGAATACGAACGGGCTGTGAATTTAGGAGAAGTAACGAATGGATAG
- the rfbH gene encoding lipopolysaccharide biosynthesis protein RfbH: MDRAGTLRSEILGKVREFYSAAHDRSSEAFIPGKTRVNYAGRVFDAEELVQLVDSSLDFWLTAGRYAEEFSGKLEDFYDVSDVILTNSGSSSNLLAISALTSEALGDRRLIPGDEVITVSAGFPATVSPIIQNRLIPVFLDVEIGTYNIDTSKLDEARSPGTKAVFIAHTLGNPFNLDAVIAFCEKHDLWLIEDNCDALGSTYRGKLTGTFGHIATGSFYPAHHITTGEGGCVITDDPQLARIIKSFRDWGRDCYCEGGENNTCGCRFTKQYGALPEGYDHKYVYSHIGYNLKMTDMQAAIGAAQMDKLKSFTARRKENFRLLTEGFWGLEDFFILPQATEHSDPSWFAYILTLQENVPFSRVELAQYLDRNLIETRGLFAGNLLRQPGYMNIEHRTVGDLKNTDYIMNSTLFMGIFPGLTEAKISYVIEKVRDFVKQF, translated from the coding sequence ATGGATAGGGCGGGCACGTTACGCAGTGAAATTCTGGGAAAAGTAAGAGAATTCTACAGTGCCGCCCATGACCGGAGCAGCGAGGCGTTTATTCCGGGAAAAACGCGGGTCAACTATGCCGGACGGGTTTTCGATGCAGAAGAGTTGGTTCAGCTTGTCGATTCCTCGCTGGATTTTTGGCTGACGGCCGGCCGCTATGCTGAAGAGTTCAGCGGTAAGCTGGAAGACTTTTATGACGTATCGGATGTTATCCTCACCAATTCCGGCTCGTCCTCGAACCTGCTGGCAATCTCTGCGTTGACTTCCGAAGCACTGGGCGACCGGCGGTTGATCCCCGGCGACGAGGTCATTACGGTATCGGCAGGATTTCCGGCCACAGTCTCGCCGATTATCCAGAACCGGCTGATTCCGGTTTTTCTGGATGTGGAGATCGGAACCTACAACATCGATACGTCAAAGCTGGACGAAGCCCGGTCTCCGGGAACAAAGGCGGTCTTTATCGCCCATACGCTGGGCAATCCGTTCAACCTCGATGCAGTCATCGCATTTTGCGAAAAACATGACCTGTGGCTGATCGAAGACAATTGTGATGCCCTCGGCAGCACGTACCGGGGAAAGCTTACCGGAACTTTCGGCCACATTGCCACCGGCTCGTTTTATCCGGCGCATCACATCACCACCGGGGAGGGCGGCTGCGTGATTACGGATGACCCGCAATTGGCGCGCATCATCAAATCGTTCCGTGACTGGGGTCGCGACTGTTATTGCGAAGGCGGCGAGAACAACACCTGCGGATGCCGTTTCACCAAACAGTACGGGGCTCTTCCGGAAGGCTACGACCATAAGTATGTCTATTCGCATATCGGCTATAACCTCAAAATGACCGACATGCAGGCCGCCATCGGCGCGGCACAGATGGACAAGCTGAAATCTTTTACCGCCCGGCGCAAAGAAAACTTCCGTCTGCTCACCGAAGGTTTCTGGGGATTGGAAGATTTCTTTATTCTGCCGCAGGCCACGGAGCACAGCGATCCTTCATGGTTCGCTTACATCCTCACATTGCAGGAAAACGTGCCGTTCAGCCGCGTTGAACTGGCACAGTATCTGGACCGGAACCTCATCGAAACCCGCGGGCTGTTTGCGGGCAACCTGCTTCGCCAGCCGGGATACATGAACATCGAACACCGCACGGTCGGCGACCTGAAAAACACCGACTACATCATGAACAGCACGCTCTTCATGGGCATATTTCCCGGATTGACGGAAGCAAAAATCAGTTATGTCATCGAAAAGGTGCGCGACTTTGTGAAACAGTTCTAA
- a CDS encoding FAD-dependent oxidoreductase, with protein sequence MASPVKIKATVADVEKHTGSVVSYRFIPQGRVPKFHAGQFLHLALDEYRPDSQWPESRVFSIASAPSERHEELAVTVSVKGRFTERIFQTLGKGSDCWLKLPYGEFLFPPDRHLVLIAGGVGITPYLSLLKQMLEKKSEQAVRLCYGVRSAENHLFGELIERCETELPSFEKEVWCEDGSVSGEKGILDIDAIHAAAPDGSIFYLSGPPAMISAFKNRLLDLGTDAGRIRTDDWE encoded by the coding sequence ATGGCCAGTCCGGTAAAAATAAAAGCGACGGTTGCTGATGTGGAAAAACACACTGGATCGGTGGTGAGTTACCGTTTTATTCCGCAGGGCCGGGTGCCGAAATTTCATGCCGGACAGTTTTTACATCTCGCACTCGATGAATATCGTCCGGATTCACAGTGGCCGGAATCACGCGTTTTTTCTATCGCATCAGCGCCTTCTGAACGGCATGAAGAGCTGGCTGTAACCGTTTCAGTCAAGGGGCGGTTCACGGAGCGGATTTTCCAAACCTTGGGAAAAGGATCGGACTGCTGGCTGAAACTGCCCTACGGCGAATTCCTTTTTCCGCCGGACCGGCATCTTGTGTTGATTGCCGGCGGAGTCGGAATTACGCCGTATCTGTCTTTGCTCAAGCAGATGCTGGAGAAAAAATCGGAGCAGGCAGTAAGGCTTTGTTATGGTGTCCGTTCGGCGGAAAATCATCTCTTCGGCGAACTGATTGAACGCTGTGAGACAGAACTTCCGAGCTTTGAAAAAGAAGTCTGGTGTGAAGACGGTTCGGTCTCCGGCGAAAAGGGGATTCTGGATATTGATGCCATTCACGCCGCCGCGCCGGACGGTTCAATTTTTTATCTTTCGGGCCCGCCGGCGATGATCAGCGCGTTTAAAAACCGTTTACTCGATCTCGGCACAGACGCCGGGCGCATCCGTACAGATGACTGGGAATAG